The following proteins come from a genomic window of Candidatus Obscuribacterales bacterium:
- a CDS encoding type I restriction-modification enzyme R subunit C-terminal domain-containing protein, with amino-acid sequence EFRVAKERVSYYDKDGKLTTESLKDYTRRSVNATYESLDQFLTKWNGAERKEAIAQELQDHGVILEALQEMVGKGYDLFDLICHVAFDQPPLTRKERADQVRKRDVFTRYGDKARQVLEALLDKYADQGIASIEDTKVLQLDPFADMGTPVEIVKSFGGKKKYRQAIQELGQLLYDDQGA; translated from the coding sequence GAGTTTCGGGTGGCGAAGGAACGAGTGAGCTATTACGACAAAGATGGCAAGCTCACCACGGAGTCGCTGAAGGACTATACACGGCGATCGGTGAATGCGACCTATGAATCATTAGATCAGTTTCTAACCAAGTGGAATGGGGCAGAACGGAAGGAGGCGATCGCCCAGGAACTGCAAGACCACGGCGTCATCCTCGAAGCCTTGCAAGAAATGGTGGGCAAAGGCTATGACCTGTTTGACCTGATTTGCCATGTGGCCTTTGATCAGCCGCCGCTAACCCGCAAGGAACGTGCCGACCAGGTACGCAAGCGGGATGTGTTTACCCGCTATGGCGACAAGGCGCGACAGGTGTTGGAAGCCTTGCTCGACAAGTATGCGGATCAGGGCATTGCCTCGATTGAAGATACCAAGGTGCTCCAGCTCGACCCCTTTGCGGATATGGGAACCCCGGTGGAGATTGTCAAAAGCTTTGGTGGCAAAAAGAAGTATCGCCAAGCCATTCAGGAATTAGGGCAACTGCTGTATGACGATCAGGGTGCTTGA